One window from the genome of Streptomyces sp. NBC_00287 encodes:
- a CDS encoding ABC transporter permease, whose product MSHSTVPRSSAEASTPEKAPAASAGPTGAREKRASGTLSLRLRFRRDRTLILMTLPAVVLVLIFNYLPILGNVVAFQDYDPYISDNGIVSILNSPFVGLENFQRIFEDSAFWNAVENTLVLFFVQLVLFFPIPVLLALLINSVVRPRVRAVAQAVLYLPHFFSWVLVIAVFQQMFGGAGMLSQLLRQNGYDGLDIMTNPDTFAFLITAQSVWKDAGWGIIVFLAALASVPTDQYEAAAMDGAGRWRRMWHVTLPALRPVIALLLVLRVGDALTVGFEQILLQRDGVGREAGEVLDTFVWWNGVRNQDFGYAAAAGLIKGVVSIGLVLAANKVAHLMGEQGVYKK is encoded by the coding sequence GTGTCCCACAGCACGGTGCCTCGGAGCAGTGCCGAGGCCAGCACGCCGGAGAAGGCCCCGGCGGCGTCCGCCGGCCCCACGGGTGCCCGGGAGAAGCGAGCGTCGGGCACCCTGAGCCTGCGGCTCAGGTTCAGACGCGACCGCACCCTGATCCTCATGACGCTGCCGGCCGTCGTGCTGGTCCTGATCTTCAACTACCTGCCGATCCTCGGCAACGTCGTCGCCTTCCAGGACTACGACCCCTACATCAGCGACAACGGCATCGTCTCCATCCTGAACAGCCCCTTCGTGGGCCTGGAGAACTTCCAGCGGATCTTCGAGGACTCGGCCTTCTGGAACGCCGTCGAGAACACGCTGGTGCTGTTCTTCGTCCAGCTCGTGCTGTTCTTCCCGATCCCGGTCCTGCTCGCGCTGCTCATCAACAGCGTGGTCCGGCCCCGCGTGCGCGCCGTCGCGCAGGCGGTTCTCTACCTGCCGCACTTCTTCTCGTGGGTGCTGGTCATCGCCGTCTTCCAGCAGATGTTCGGCGGCGCCGGGATGCTCTCCCAACTGCTCAGGCAGAACGGGTACGACGGCCTCGACATCATGACCAACCCGGACACCTTCGCCTTCCTGATCACCGCGCAGAGTGTCTGGAAGGACGCGGGGTGGGGGATCATCGTCTTCCTCGCCGCCCTGGCCTCGGTCCCCACGGACCAGTACGAGGCCGCCGCGATGGACGGCGCCGGACGCTGGCGGCGCATGTGGCACGTCACGCTTCCCGCCCTGCGCCCGGTGATCGCCCTCCTCCTCGTGCTGCGCGTCGGTGACGCCCTGACCGTCGGGTTCGAACAGATCCTGCTGCAACGCGACGGCGTCGGAAGGGAGGCGGGGGAGGTCCTCGACACCTTCGTGTGGTGGAACGGCGTGCGCAACCAGGACTTCGGCTACGCAGCCGCCGCCGGCCTGATCAAGGGCGTCGTCAGCATCGGCCTGGTCCTCGCCGCGAACAAGGTGGCCCATCTCATGGGCGAGCAGGGGGTGTACAAGAAGTGA
- a CDS encoding glycoside hydrolase family 3 C-terminal domain-containing protein, with amino-acid sequence MTAHPPPTPPFRDAHLPFAKRVDDLLARLTLDEKIGFLHQFAPAVERLGVAAFRTGQEALHGVAWMGPATVFPQAVGLGATWNPDLVRRVGEAVSRETRAMRARDERVGLNVWSPTVNLLRHPLWGRNEEGYSEDPKLTSAIATAYTRGLRGDHPTYWRTAPVLKHWLAHNNETDRDTSSSSVRPRVLHEYDLRAFRETVEAGAVAGVMPAYNLVNGRPNHVSPYLREQLRTWTEEELLVCSDAGAPSNLVDSEHYFDTHEEATAASLRAGVDSFTDHGTDGSKITARVRKAYEQGLLTEDDIDTAVRRQLSVRFRLGEFDGHDDPGAFDTPEHRALAQEAAEQAVVLLRNDGVLPLAPGSRIAVVGLLADECKLDWYSGTLLHRSTPLEGLYERFGAERVAFAEGVDRVRLKTSTGLFLYVPEGAATDEVRGAEGALDPALLAGRTDLPALTTGTVGTELALVDWDEGVLTLRAPDGRYLSVAEDGYVRASADQPGGWVVQETFRLEPHRNGHLLRHIGTGRHVSVAADGVKVAEEDPEVFELVVTERGEEAVTRVAAQADVVLVVAGNDPHINGRETEDRTTLLLPPHQERLLRAARTANPKTVLALVSAYPYAVEPGSLAALLWTAHGGQAAGTALARILAGDVSPAGRLPQTWYASDADLPDLLDYDVIGGRQTYLYFEGAPLYPFGHGLSYASFSYGDLATRVTEDAVHVSFTVTNTGELTADEVAQLYTRAVDPSVPRPRRELLAHRRVTLAPGERTEIAFEVLLSAFEFWDVSHGRRHLDPGPYDLMAGGSSEDIRLRTTVVLDGEPVAARAVRERGLDAADFDEQSGTEIVDRAKTTGDAVTPAGDRAGELLYRACDFGTGVTQVTATVAGEGTVEVSLDGAPPLATLTTNTPSGPYAYTTLTADFTAEGVHDVRLRLRGPLRLAHVGFSG; translated from the coding sequence GTGACCGCACACCCGCCGCCCACTCCGCCTTTTCGCGATGCTCATCTGCCGTTCGCGAAGCGCGTCGACGATCTGCTGGCGCGGCTCACCCTCGACGAGAAGATCGGATTTCTGCACCAGTTCGCCCCGGCCGTCGAGCGGCTCGGCGTCGCCGCCTTCCGCACCGGCCAGGAGGCCCTGCACGGCGTGGCGTGGATGGGCCCGGCGACGGTCTTCCCGCAGGCGGTCGGGCTCGGCGCGACCTGGAACCCGGACCTGGTGCGCCGGGTCGGCGAGGCGGTGTCCCGCGAGACCCGCGCGATGCGCGCCCGCGACGAGCGCGTCGGCCTGAACGTCTGGTCCCCCACGGTCAATCTGCTGCGCCACCCGCTGTGGGGCCGTAACGAAGAGGGTTACTCCGAGGACCCGAAGCTGACCTCGGCCATCGCCACCGCGTACACCCGAGGTCTGCGCGGCGACCATCCGACGTACTGGCGCACCGCGCCGGTCCTCAAGCACTGGCTGGCCCACAACAACGAGACGGACCGCGACACTTCGTCCTCCTCGGTGCGCCCGCGCGTCCTGCACGAGTACGACCTGCGCGCCTTCCGCGAGACGGTGGAGGCGGGCGCGGTGGCCGGGGTGATGCCGGCGTACAACCTGGTCAACGGCCGCCCCAACCATGTGTCGCCGTACCTGCGCGAGCAGTTGCGCACCTGGACCGAGGAGGAGCTGCTGGTCTGCTCGGACGCGGGCGCGCCCTCCAACCTGGTCGACTCCGAGCACTACTTCGACACCCACGAGGAGGCGACGGCTGCCTCGCTGAGGGCTGGTGTCGACAGCTTCACGGACCACGGCACGGACGGCTCGAAGATCACCGCACGGGTGCGGAAGGCGTACGAGCAGGGCCTGTTGACCGAGGACGACATCGACACCGCGGTCCGCCGCCAGCTCTCGGTCCGTTTCCGCCTCGGTGAGTTCGACGGCCATGACGACCCCGGCGCCTTCGACACCCCCGAACACCGGGCGCTCGCCCAGGAGGCGGCCGAGCAGGCGGTCGTCCTGCTCCGCAACGACGGCGTGCTGCCGCTGGCCCCCGGCAGCCGGATCGCCGTCGTCGGCCTGCTCGCCGACGAGTGCAAGCTCGACTGGTACAGCGGCACGCTCCTCCACCGCTCCACCCCGCTGGAGGGGCTGTACGAGCGGTTCGGCGCCGAGCGCGTGGCGTTCGCGGAGGGCGTGGACCGGGTACGGCTGAAGACCTCGACGGGCCTCTTCCTGTACGTCCCGGAAGGCGCCGCCACCGACGAGGTACGCGGCGCCGAGGGCGCTCTGGACCCCGCGCTGCTGGCGGGCCGTACCGATCTCCCGGCGCTGACCACCGGCACCGTGGGTACCGAACTCGCGCTGGTGGACTGGGACGAGGGCGTGCTGACGCTGCGCGCGCCCGACGGCCGATATCTGTCGGTCGCCGAGGACGGCTACGTACGCGCGTCCGCCGACCAGCCCGGCGGCTGGGTGGTGCAGGAGACGTTCCGTCTGGAACCCCACCGGAACGGTCACCTCCTGAGGCATATCGGCACGGGTCGCCACGTCTCTGTCGCCGCCGACGGCGTGAAGGTTGCCGAGGAGGACCCGGAGGTCTTCGAGCTGGTCGTGACCGAGCGCGGCGAGGAGGCGGTGACCCGGGTCGCGGCCCAGGCCGACGTGGTGCTGGTGGTCGCGGGCAACGACCCGCACATCAACGGCCGCGAGACCGAGGACCGTACGACCCTGCTGCTGCCCCCGCACCAGGAGCGCCTCCTGCGCGCGGCCCGCACCGCCAACCCGAAGACGGTGCTGGCGCTGGTCTCCGCCTATCCGTACGCGGTCGAACCGGGGTCCCTGGCGGCCCTGCTCTGGACGGCTCACGGCGGCCAGGCCGCGGGCACCGCGCTGGCCCGGATCCTGGCCGGCGACGTCTCCCCCGCAGGTCGCCTCCCGCAGACCTGGTACGCGAGCGACGCCGACCTCCCCGACCTGCTCGACTACGACGTGATCGGCGGCCGGCAGACCTATCTGTACTTCGAGGGCGCCCCGCTCTACCCGTTCGGCCACGGCCTGTCGTACGCGTCGTTCTCCTACGGCGACTTGGCGACACGGGTGACGGAGGACGCGGTGCACGTGTCCTTCACGGTGACGAACACGGGCGAGCTGACTGCCGACGAGGTGGCGCAGCTCTACACCCGCGCCGTGGACCCGTCGGTCCCGCGCCCCCGCCGGGAGCTGCTCGCGCACCGTCGCGTCACACTCGCCCCGGGCGAGCGCACCGAGATCGCCTTCGAAGTCCTGCTGTCCGCCTTCGAGTTCTGGGACGTGAGCCACGGCCGCCGTCACCTCGACCCGGGCCCGTACGACCTGATGGCGGGCGGCTCCAGCGAGGACATCCGGCTGCGGACGACGGTGGTCCTCGACGGGGAGCCCGTGGCCGCGCGCGCGGTGCGTGAACGAGGCCTGGATGCGGCCGACTTCGACGAGCAGAGCGGCACCGAGATCGTCGACCGCGCGAAGACGACGGGCGACGCGGTGACACCGGCCGGGGACCGGGCGGGCGAACTCCTCTACCGCGCCTGCGACTTCGGGACGGGGGTCACTCAGGTGACGGCGACGGTGGCCGGCGAGGGAACGGTGGAGGTGTCACTGGACGGCGCCCCACCACTGGCGACCCTGACAACGAACACCCCGTCAGGTCCGTACGCCTACACGACACTCACCGCCGACTTCACGGCCGAGGGCGTCCATGACGTCCGCCTCAGACTGCGCGGCCCGCTGCGGCTCGCGCACGTCGGCTTCTCCGGTTGA
- a CDS encoding extracellular solute-binding protein, which produces MTPNASSASSAPSRRSFLASTAVATAAVAGGMPLLAACGGSDSKSREGTTSGNDAKKLLPAYVASSVVTPDIPSKNGSSMGFTAKLDVATLKTSVPKPLGKGGKVTIMSPFWGSPPKGDNPYYTSMNDLIGVDVQWRNQDGNTYDQKLGAVLASSDVPDVVVIPGWNMMGKIPSAIAGKMADLGPYLSGDKVKEYPNLAAIPSDAWQRSIFSGKLMGLPMPAPSVATIVPLYRQDIFDKEGYEVPRSADEFMALCKDITNARAKVWACGDMKWTAMNNFGVRGGGEKPLWWDMEDGKLINRLETQEYLEAIEWTRKLFAAGVVHPDFKLGKSQATDPAPKFAAGEFLIWDNNIVNWYGQQASQATQNPDFKVWGMDIWGHDGGDPTLYAANPAGIFAFISKKASESVIHDALAVANVTAAPYGTKEWMMTNYGVEGTHYTIKDGVPVKNDQGNNEVLNAYVMVASPAATTAHPDLPDYTKAMVEWEQRMGAFTKKSSFWGLQITEPSRYTNLANDFEQLEDDIIRGRKKISDMQQAVSDWKGKGGDKLRDWYKKLLDENGSAAS; this is translated from the coding sequence ATGACGCCGAACGCCTCCTCCGCCTCTTCCGCACCCAGCCGGAGAAGCTTCCTCGCCTCGACGGCGGTCGCGACCGCCGCGGTAGCCGGTGGGATGCCGCTACTCGCCGCCTGCGGCGGGTCGGACAGCAAGTCGCGTGAGGGTACGACGTCGGGCAATGACGCGAAGAAGCTCCTGCCGGCGTATGTGGCGAGCAGTGTGGTGACGCCGGACATACCGTCCAAGAACGGCTCGTCGATGGGCTTCACCGCCAAGCTCGACGTCGCCACCCTGAAGACCTCGGTCCCGAAGCCACTCGGCAAGGGCGGCAAGGTCACCATCATGTCGCCGTTCTGGGGCTCCCCGCCCAAGGGCGACAACCCCTACTACACGTCGATGAACGACCTGATCGGCGTCGACGTCCAGTGGCGCAACCAGGACGGCAACACCTACGACCAGAAGCTCGGCGCGGTCCTCGCCTCCAGCGACGTCCCGGACGTGGTCGTCATCCCCGGCTGGAACATGATGGGCAAGATACCCAGCGCCATCGCCGGCAAGATGGCCGACCTCGGCCCGTACCTGTCCGGGGACAAGGTCAAGGAGTACCCGAACCTCGCGGCGATCCCCAGCGACGCCTGGCAGCGCTCCATCTTCAGCGGCAAGCTGATGGGCCTGCCGATGCCCGCCCCGTCCGTCGCGACCATCGTGCCCCTCTACCGTCAGGACATCTTCGACAAGGAGGGCTACGAAGTCCCGCGGTCCGCCGACGAGTTCATGGCCCTGTGCAAGGACATCACCAACGCCCGCGCCAAGGTGTGGGCCTGCGGTGACATGAAGTGGACGGCGATGAACAACTTCGGTGTGCGCGGGGGAGGGGAGAAGCCGCTCTGGTGGGACATGGAAGACGGCAAGCTGATCAACCGCCTCGAGACCCAGGAGTACCTGGAAGCCATCGAGTGGACGCGCAAGCTGTTCGCCGCCGGAGTCGTCCACCCCGACTTCAAGCTGGGCAAGAGCCAGGCGACCGACCCCGCCCCCAAGTTCGCCGCCGGCGAGTTCCTGATCTGGGACAACAACATCGTCAACTGGTACGGCCAGCAGGCCTCCCAGGCCACCCAGAACCCCGACTTCAAGGTCTGGGGCATGGACATCTGGGGCCACGACGGCGGTGACCCGACGCTGTACGCCGCGAACCCGGCCGGCATCTTCGCCTTCATCAGCAAGAAGGCCTCCGAGTCCGTCATCCACGACGCGCTGGCGGTCGCCAACGTCACCGCGGCGCCGTACGGCACCAAGGAGTGGATGATGACCAACTACGGCGTCGAGGGCACGCACTACACGATCAAGGACGGCGTCCCGGTCAAGAACGACCAGGGCAACAACGAGGTCCTCAACGCCTACGTCATGGTGGCGAGCCCCGCCGCAACCACCGCCCACCCCGACCTGCCGGACTACACCAAGGCCATGGTCGAGTGGGAGCAGCGGATGGGCGCCTTCACCAAGAAGTCGTCCTTCTGGGGCCTCCAGATCACCGAGCCCTCCCGCTACACCAACCTCGCCAACGACTTCGAGCAGCTCGAGGACGACATCATCCGCGGCCGCAAGAAGATCAGCGACATGCAGCAGGCCGTCTCCGACTGGAAGGGCAAGGGCGGCGACAAGCTGCGCGACTGGTACAAGAAGCTCCTCGACGAGAACGGCTCGGCGGCGAGCTGA
- a CDS encoding glycoside hydrolase family 12 protein, whose amino-acid sequence MATIRTLGRITKALLAPALALGATVGLASAPAHAAVWSSCDQWGNTNLNGYTLYNNIWGSGAGSQCVWANSGTNWGVWANHPNTGGIKSYPNAKKVVNKTIASLGSLTSSYNVSVPSAGAYNTSYDIWDTDYDYEIMLWVNYNGAVGPLGTSQGSVTLGGHTWNVYKGNNGANEVFSFLRTSDSNSGTVNIKPILTWISGTKGWMSGNETIGDVQFGYEITSSSGGLDFVTNNLTVSSS is encoded by the coding sequence ATGGCAACAATCCGCACACTAGGCCGCATCACAAAAGCCTTGCTGGCCCCGGCGCTCGCCCTCGGCGCCACCGTCGGCCTCGCCTCCGCCCCCGCCCACGCCGCCGTCTGGAGCTCCTGCGATCAGTGGGGCAACACGAACCTGAACGGCTACACGCTCTACAACAACATCTGGGGCTCCGGCGCCGGTAGCCAGTGCGTCTGGGCCAACTCCGGTACCAACTGGGGTGTCTGGGCCAACCACCCCAACACCGGCGGCATCAAGTCGTACCCGAACGCCAAGAAGGTCGTCAACAAGACGATCGCCTCGCTCGGCTCGCTGACGAGCAGCTACAACGTCTCCGTCCCGTCGGCCGGCGCCTACAACACGTCGTACGACATCTGGGACACGGACTACGACTACGAGATCATGCTGTGGGTCAACTACAACGGCGCCGTCGGCCCGCTCGGCACTTCCCAGGGCTCGGTCACCCTCGGCGGCCACACCTGGAACGTCTACAAGGGCAACAACGGCGCCAACGAGGTCTTCTCGTTCCTGCGCACCTCGGACTCGAACTCCGGCACGGTGAACATCAAGCCGATCCTCACCTGGATATCGGGCACCAAGGGCTGGATGTCCGGCAACGAGACGATCGGTGACGTCCAGTTCGGCTACGAGATCACCTCGTCCTCCGGCGGCCTGGACTTCGTCACCAACAACCTGACGGTCAGCAGCAGTTGA
- a CDS encoding carbohydrate ABC transporter permease, whose amino-acid sequence MTAIIDKPASKQNWWAAPPRPAWEEEPSKAGLAGKGIALTFACLAVLFPLWIVIVTSLSSRKTIDEAGGLVMVPKDITFVAYTELLSGGQVTRAAVVSILVTLVGTLFSMTVSVLCAYGLSRSGSLGHRSILMTLLATMFFSAGLIPTYLLVQSLGLTDSYLALILPSAISIFNILVLRGFFMEISQELIDSARIDGAGDFRILRQIVMPLSRAVIAVITLFYAVGYWSAWFNASLYLNDQDMMPLQNVMIQLVQKQEAPVGLGQAIKTGQLSGLAVQMAVMVLALLPVAVLSPFVQRHFKKGMLTGAIKG is encoded by the coding sequence GTGACCGCGATCATCGACAAACCGGCGAGCAAGCAGAACTGGTGGGCCGCACCGCCGCGCCCGGCGTGGGAGGAAGAACCTTCGAAGGCCGGCCTCGCGGGCAAGGGCATCGCCTTGACGTTCGCCTGCCTTGCGGTCCTCTTCCCCCTGTGGATCGTGATCGTCACCAGCCTCTCCTCGCGCAAGACCATCGACGAGGCGGGCGGCCTGGTGATGGTGCCCAAGGACATCACCTTCGTCGCCTACACGGAGCTGCTCAGCGGCGGCCAGGTCACCCGCGCCGCGGTCGTCAGCATCCTCGTCACCCTCGTCGGCACGCTGTTCTCGATGACGGTGTCCGTGCTGTGTGCCTACGGGCTGTCCCGGAGCGGGTCCCTCGGCCACCGCTCGATCCTCATGACGCTGCTCGCGACCATGTTCTTCAGCGCCGGACTCATCCCCACATACCTGCTGGTGCAGTCCCTCGGCTTGACGGACAGCTATCTCGCGCTGATCCTGCCGAGCGCCATCAGCATCTTCAACATCCTGGTGCTGCGCGGGTTTTTCATGGAGATCTCGCAGGAACTCATCGACAGCGCGCGGATCGACGGCGCGGGGGATTTCCGGATTCTCCGGCAGATCGTCATGCCGTTGTCGCGGGCCGTCATCGCCGTCATCACGCTGTTCTATGCGGTCGGGTACTGGAGTGCGTGGTTCAACGCGTCGCTGTATCTGAACGATCAGGACATGATGCCGTTGCAGAACGTGATGATCCAGCTGGTGCAGAAGCAAGAGGCGCCAGTTGGGCTGGGGCAGGCGATTAAGACGGGGCAACTGTCGGGGCTCGCTGTGCAGATGGCTGTCATGGTGTTGGCGCTGCTTCCGGTGGCTGTTCTTTCGCCCTTTGTCCAGCGGCATTTCAAGAAGGGCATGCTTACGGGCGCGATTAAGGGTTGA
- a CDS encoding glycosyl hydrolase family 95 catalytic domain-containing protein, which translates to MTAAPVHGTWESTPAARWEDAFLSGNGHHGTLVFGDPNDDRVIVTQHTLVRPNGSEDARPPELAAELRTLQDRLLAGDTTAAESFTDGRPLQWVQPFHPAFQIRLRRPGDTPGYRRSVDFITGETTAVAQGWSSRVFVSRADDVIVQRVTAAGLNLDITLDHRLPGAPDGLGVGQGALLTPEGALLSLRARYPDSDRAYTGVTLVVVTGGTSALVPPGVRIRGAASVLLLTRVRRHTAELDVIEEGRALRELPMDYDELLDRHAALHRTAYDRVTLDLGGDPAERALPGSELLKRTRSAALLERLFAAGRYHLLSSSGLLPPRLVGLWTGDWNTAWSGAFTNDANLNLQTASAVAAALPEVTESLAALIHRQLPHWRDNARAVFGTRGVVAPAHTDGESGHTYHFSREYPLHLWTAGGDWLLKPLVDHDETRGEHDLGTGAMLAEAAEFYEDFLTRTDDEGRLVVVPSYSPENRPANASWGTINAAMDLSAARHALRTAADYHPERAKEWRALADKLPPHRVNDEGALAEWARPGLEDTYDHRHLSHLYGVWPLDEINPYDTPDLAQAAHRALELRGAENDSAHGHLHHALVAARLRDGERVAHALGQVLDGDFFHASLMSAHYPNRHVYNADAAHALPAVLIEALVQSTPDRLVLLPAPPFPTGQLTGVRTRFGAEIDLSWGTTRRAVIRPTRSCRIELRTSTGARPLDLVAGEDHVLTPGTW; encoded by the coding sequence ATGACCGCAGCCCCCGTCCACGGCACCTGGGAATCCACCCCCGCCGCCCGCTGGGAGGACGCCTTCCTGAGCGGCAACGGCCACCACGGCACCCTTGTGTTCGGAGATCCGAACGACGACCGTGTCATCGTCACCCAGCACACCCTGGTCCGCCCGAACGGCAGCGAAGACGCCCGCCCCCCGGAGCTCGCCGCCGAACTCCGGACACTCCAGGACCGCCTGCTGGCAGGCGACACCACCGCCGCCGAAAGCTTCACCGACGGCCGCCCCCTCCAATGGGTGCAGCCCTTCCATCCCGCCTTCCAGATCCGCCTGCGCAGACCGGGGGACACCCCCGGCTACCGCCGATCCGTCGACTTCATCACCGGTGAGACGACAGCCGTCGCCCAAGGCTGGTCCAGCCGTGTCTTCGTCTCCCGCGCGGACGACGTGATCGTCCAGCGCGTCACGGCCGCGGGCCTGAACCTCGACATCACCCTCGACCACCGGCTCCCGGGCGCCCCGGACGGCCTGGGCGTCGGCCAGGGCGCGCTGCTCACCCCCGAGGGCGCCCTGCTCAGCCTGCGCGCCCGCTACCCGGACAGCGACCGGGCGTACACCGGCGTCACCCTCGTCGTGGTCACCGGCGGCACCTCGGCGCTCGTGCCCCCCGGCGTGCGCATCCGGGGCGCCGCCTCCGTCCTGCTGCTCACCCGGGTCCGGCGGCACACCGCGGAACTCGACGTGATCGAGGAGGGACGCGCCCTGCGCGAACTTCCCATGGACTACGACGAACTCCTCGACCGTCACGCCGCCCTCCACCGCACCGCCTACGACCGGGTCACCCTCGACCTCGGCGGCGATCCGGCCGAACGCGCCCTTCCCGGCTCCGAACTGCTCAAGCGGACCCGTAGCGCGGCCCTGCTGGAGCGGCTCTTCGCGGCCGGCCGCTACCACCTGCTCTCCAGCAGCGGCCTGCTCCCGCCCCGGCTGGTCGGCCTGTGGACCGGCGACTGGAACACGGCCTGGTCGGGCGCGTTCACCAACGACGCCAACCTCAACCTCCAGACCGCGTCAGCGGTGGCCGCAGCCCTCCCCGAAGTCACCGAGAGCCTGGCTGCTCTGATCCACCGTCAGCTGCCACACTGGCGGGACAACGCCCGCGCGGTCTTCGGCACCCGGGGCGTGGTCGCCCCCGCCCACACCGACGGCGAGTCCGGGCACACGTACCACTTCAGCCGTGAATACCCGCTGCACCTGTGGACCGCCGGGGGCGACTGGCTGCTCAAACCGCTCGTCGACCACGACGAGACACGCGGCGAACACGACCTCGGGACCGGCGCGATGCTCGCCGAAGCAGCCGAATTCTACGAGGACTTCCTCACCCGCACCGACGACGAGGGCCGCCTGGTCGTCGTCCCGTCCTACTCGCCCGAGAACCGGCCCGCCAACGCGAGCTGGGGCACGATCAACGCGGCCATGGACCTCTCCGCCGCCCGCCACGCGCTCCGCACGGCCGCCGACTACCACCCGGAGCGGGCGAAGGAATGGCGCGCCCTAGCCGACAAGCTCCCGCCCCACCGCGTCAACGACGAAGGCGCCCTCGCCGAATGGGCCCGGCCCGGCCTGGAGGACACCTACGACCACCGCCACCTCAGCCACCTCTACGGCGTCTGGCCCCTCGACGAGATCAACCCCTACGACACCCCGGACCTCGCACAGGCCGCCCACCGCGCCCTCGAACTCCGCGGCGCCGAGAACGACTCCGCGCACGGCCACCTCCACCACGCCCTCGTCGCCGCCCGCCTGCGCGACGGAGAACGCGTCGCCCACGCCCTCGGCCAGGTCCTGGACGGCGACTTCTTCCACGCCTCCCTGATGAGCGCGCACTACCCGAACCGCCACGTCTACAACGCGGACGCCGCGCACGCCCTGCCCGCGGTGCTGATCGAGGCGCTCGTCCAGTCGACCCCCGACCGGCTGGTCCTACTGCCCGCGCCGCCCTTCCCCACCGGCCAACTCACCGGCGTGCGCACGAGGTTCGGGGCCGAGATCGACCTCAGCTGGGGCACCACCCGAAGAGCCGTCATCCGCCCCACCCGCAGCTGCCGTATCGAGCTCAGGACTTCCACCGGCGCGAGACCGCTCGACCTCGTCGCCGGAGAAGACCACGTCCTCACGCCGGGGACGTGGTAA